Proteins encoded together in one Megalops cyprinoides isolate fMegCyp1 chromosome 20, fMegCyp1.pri, whole genome shotgun sequence window:
- the LOC118795582 gene encoding nucleolin-like produces the protein MVKLVKAEKKAKPQKKAPPPPKEEDEEEEPSEEEAPPKAVAKKKATPAKAAKNGKVAKKQENEEDEMPPPAKKGKATPAKAKPAPPKKAAPVEAEESEEEDDDDDEDEDESEEEAAPPKATPAKPAMAAAAKNGKAAKKQESKEDEMPPPAKKGKATPAKAKPAPPKKAAPVEDEESEEEDEDDDDEDEEEAVPPKATPAKPPAKAAPAEEEDDDDDEDDDDDDEEDEDEEEEMDTTPAPVTKEKKAGMVKAKEESEDEEDDDDDDEEEEDSDEEEEEKPASAPGKRKAKAKEAPLAKKAKTEDKGFCLFVGNLNTSKSFEEIKQALADFFSENDLEVQDVRVGSSKKFGYVDFATEEDLQKALELNKKKVLGQELRLDKAKTKETSQDGKRDRDARTLFVKNLPYSATKEDLQEIFDEAVEIRIPTGNNGSSRGIAYVEFKSEAIAEQMLKEKQGLDVQGRSVIVDFTGDKSQKGSRPSAAGAVSKTLVVNNLAYSASEETLQSVFEKAVSIRIVQSNGRPKGFAFVEFENVEDAKEALESMNNTEVEGRSVRLEYSQSQFQKPEGRGHTGPTKTLFVKGLSEETTDETLRDSFEGAVAARVATDKDTGSSKGFGFVDFDSEESCKMAKEAMEDCEIDGNKVTLDYARPKGEGGHRGGRGGGFGGRGGGGRGGRGGFGRGGGGFRGGRGGRGGNRGGFGGRGGGFGGKPQGKKTKFED, from the exons ATGGTGAAACTGGTCAAG gcGGAGAAAAAGGCAAAGCCTCAGAAAAAGGCTCCACCCCCTCCtaaagaggaggatgaggaagaggagccaAGTGAGGAAGAG GCTCCACCCAAGGCTGTGGCAAAGAAAAAGGCCACACCAGCCAAGGCGgctaaaaatggaaaagtggCAAAGAAGCAGGAAAACGAAG AGGACGAGATGCCCCCTCCAGCCAAGAAAGGCAAAGCTACCCCTGCCAAGGCCAAGCCAGCTCCTCCTAAAAAAGCTGCCCCAGTGGAGGCCGAAGAATCGGAGGAGGAAGATGACGACGATGACGAAGATG AGGACGAGTCTGAGGAGGAAGCGGCACCCCCCAAAGCCACGCCGGCTAAACCTGCCATGGCAGCGGCGGCTAAAAACGGAAAAGCAGCAAAGAAGCAGGAAAGCAAAG AGGACGAGATGCCCCCTCCAGCCAAGAAAGGCAAAGCTACCCCTGCCAAGGCCAAGCCTGCCCCTCCCAAAAAAGCTGCCCCAGTAGAAGACGAAGAATCGGAGGAGGAAGACGAAGACGACGATGATGAAGATG AGGAGGAAGCCGTACCCCCCAAAGCCACGCCGGCTAAACCCCCCGCGAAGGCTGCTCCCGCTGAGGAGGAAGACGACGACGATGATGAggacgacgatgatgatgatgaggaggatgaag atgaggaggaagagatggacACGACTCCTGCTCCCGtgacaaaggaaaagaaagcagGCATGGTCAAAGCCAAGGAGGAAtctgaggatgaggaggatgatgatgatgatgatgaggaggaggaggatagcgatgaggaagaggaggaga AACCTGCATCGGCTCCAGGGAAGAGGAAGGCAAAGGCTAAGGAGGCGCCCTTGGCCAAAAAAGCCAAAACCGAGGACAAAG GTTTCTGCCTCTTTGTGGGAAACCTGAACACAAGCAAGAGCTTTGAGGAAATAAAGCAGGCCTTGGCTGATTTCTTTTCCGAGAATGACCTCGAGGTCCAGGATGTTCGAGTGGGGTCTTCAAA GAAATTTGGCTATGTGGATTTTGCCACTGAAGAGGACCTGCAGAAAGCTCTGGAGCTCAATAAGAAGAAGGTCCTGGGGCAGGAGCTGCGACTCGACAAGGCCAAGACCAAAGAGACGTCGCAGGACGGCAAACGAG ATAGGGATGCGCGCACCCTGTTTGTGAAGAACCTCCCTTATTCTGCCACCAAGGAGGACCTGCAGGAGATCTTTGACGAGGCTGTTGAAATCCGCATACCGACTGGCAATAATGGCTCCAGCAGAGG AATCGCCTACGTGGAATTTAAGAGTGAGGCCATCGCTGAGCAGATGCTGAAGGAGAAGCAGGGGCTGGATGTCCAGGGACGCTCCGTCATCGTGGATTTCACTGGAGACAAGAGTCAAAAAGGCTCCCGACCTTCAG CTGCAGGTGCTGTTAGCAAGACTCTGGTGGTTAACAACCTGGCATACAGCGCATCCGAAGAGACCCTCCAGAGTGTGTTTGAAAAAGCCGTCAGTATCAGAATAGTTCAGAGCAACGGAAGGCCGAAAGG CTTTGCCTTTGTGGAGTTTGAGAACGTCGAAGATGCCAAGGAGGCCCTGGAGTCCATGAATAACACAGAAGTGGAGGGGAGGTCAGTGAGGCTGGAGTACAGCCAGTCTCAGTTTCAGAAACCTGAAGGCAGAGGACACACGG GCCCAACGAAGACATTGTTCGTCAAAGGTCTGTCAGAGGAAACCACTGACGAGACCCTGAGAGATTCCTTTGAGGGAGCGGTAGCAGCAAGAGTTGCCACAGACAAGGACACAGGATCCTCTAAAGG GTTTGGCTTTGTGGACTTCGACAGCGAGGAGAGCTGCAAGATGGCCAAAGAGGCCATGGAGGACTGTGAGATTGATGGCAACAAAGTGACCCTCGACTATGCCAGGCCGAAGGGCGAGGGAGGCCACCGCGGTGGCAGAGGGGGTGGCtttggagggaggggtggaggtggcAGAGGCGGGCGTGGCGGTTTCGGCAGAGGGGGCGGCGGCTTCAGGGGCggaaggggaggaagaggaggaaacagagggggATTTGGAG GCAGGGGCGGTGGATTTGGAGGAAAGCCACAGGGGAAGAAGACTAAGTTTGAAGATTAA
- the LOC118796124 gene encoding C-type natriuretic peptide 4-like yields MNVSQLMVCGLLMTLLSFSIEANPLIPTEQKSLRSLLGEELSEYLASGERERSLESAKSRLLRELRLGIRSKAMLSRFMNDQPGSRKQKPGVKKGAAPPARGGCFGHKLDRISTLSGMGC; encoded by the exons ATGAATGTCTCACAGCTGATGGTCTGTGGACTATTGATGACCTTGCTTTCATTCAGCATAGAGGCAAATCCTTTGATCCCGACAGAGCAAAAG TCTCTTAGAAGCTTGCTCGGAGAGGAGCTCTCTGAATACCTGGCGTCCGGGGAACGCGAAAGGAGCTTGGAGAGCGCGAAGTCACGCCTGCTGAGGGAGCTGCGTCTGGGCATTCGCTCCAAGGCCATGTTGTCCCGCTTCATGAACGACCAGCCCGGCTCGCGGAAACAGAAGCCCGGTGTGAAGAAGGGAGCGGCCCCGCCCGCCCGGGGTGGCTGCTTCGGGCACAAGCTGGACAGAATAAGCACTCTAAGCGGGATGGGCTGTTAG